The Methylacidimicrobium sp. B4 genome contains a region encoding:
- a CDS encoding class I SAM-dependent methyltransferase: MTDLFPTMRQPLIRWAAFLLLGSGTTLYGQESEAPATEPKAMHGYHHSFHDVGKYARLFESKERDKWQEPDRVIEALNLKPGSVVADIGAGTGYFTRRFSQAVGAEGKVYAIDSEPAMADYLRKEVKEKGLQNVTVRLVKPGSADLEPQSVDRIFFCVVLHHVDNRIEYLRKLSGALKPEGRVVLIDFKPNSPVGPPPAHRILEAEAKEEFRQAGYRVVQEHDFLPYQYFLEFAPEK; the protein is encoded by the coding sequence ATGACTGATCTCTTCCCGACGATGCGTCAGCCGCTCATCCGATGGGCCGCCTTTCTTCTGCTGGGGAGTGGCACGACCCTCTATGGACAGGAGTCGGAGGCTCCGGCGACCGAGCCGAAGGCGATGCATGGCTATCACCACAGCTTTCATGACGTGGGGAAGTATGCCCGGCTCTTTGAATCGAAGGAGAGGGACAAGTGGCAGGAGCCCGATCGGGTGATCGAGGCTCTCAACCTGAAGCCGGGGTCCGTGGTGGCCGACATCGGCGCGGGAACGGGCTATTTCACCCGGAGGTTTTCCCAGGCGGTGGGAGCGGAAGGGAAGGTCTACGCGATCGACTCCGAGCCCGCGATGGCCGACTACTTGAGAAAGGAGGTCAAGGAGAAGGGTCTCCAGAACGTGACGGTTCGCCTGGTCAAGCCGGGCAGCGCCGATCTCGAGCCCCAATCGGTCGACCGGATCTTCTTTTGCGTGGTTCTCCACCACGTCGACAACCGGATCGAATATCTCCGGAAGCTCTCGGGCGCTCTCAAGCCCGAGGGGAGGGTCGTCCTGATCGACTTCAAGCCGAATTCGCCTGTCGGTCCGCCCCCCGCGCATCGAATCCTCGAGGCGGAAGCCAAGGAGGAGTTCCGGCAGGCCGGCTATCGCGTCGTGCAGGAGCATGACTTCCTCCCCTACCAGTACTTCCTCGAGTTCGCACCGGAGAAGTAG
- a CDS encoding cation diffusion facilitator family transporter has translation MGELTPSALPPRPLEHFSEVGDPPEAPRCATNHRHGHAHGVLDPAIAASQQGLQAVQRSFFILLLTAAVQFGIVLLSGSVALLADAIHNIGDAATALPLGVAFRLAQRKPTARFSYGLGRVEDLAGLAIVAIILFSALVSGYEAAHRLVHPQPVALLGWVAAAGVAGFLGNELVALYRIRVGRRIQSAALIADGYHARTDGLTSLAVVLGAIGARLGFPLADPIIGLGITAAILGIVWQSARTAFLRMLDGVEPEVVEAIRHAAGHAVPVHRLLEVRARWLGHRLAAEIDVAMDGRATLQEAERVSSAVESALRAHLPALGAARIRMRPSGAGSDASQQAIASGPMKKLS, from the coding sequence ATGGGCGAGCTCACCCCCTCCGCCTTGCCGCCCCGGCCGCTCGAGCATTTCTCGGAAGTGGGAGATCCTCCTGAAGCACCGCGTTGCGCAACGAACCACCGCCATGGCCACGCTCATGGGGTCCTTGATCCCGCGATCGCGGCGAGTCAACAAGGGCTCCAGGCCGTCCAACGATCCTTTTTCATCCTTCTGCTTACCGCTGCGGTGCAATTCGGGATCGTTCTCCTTTCGGGCAGCGTGGCGCTGCTCGCCGATGCGATCCACAACATCGGCGACGCGGCGACCGCGCTCCCGCTCGGGGTCGCCTTCCGCCTGGCCCAGCGCAAGCCGACGGCGCGCTTCTCCTACGGCCTCGGCCGGGTCGAGGACCTGGCGGGGCTGGCGATCGTCGCCATCATTCTCTTCAGCGCCCTGGTCTCGGGCTATGAGGCGGCCCATCGACTCGTTCACCCGCAGCCGGTGGCTCTCCTCGGCTGGGTGGCTGCCGCGGGCGTGGCCGGCTTTCTCGGCAACGAGCTTGTCGCGCTCTACCGGATCCGGGTGGGCCGGCGGATCCAGAGCGCTGCGCTGATCGCCGACGGCTATCATGCCCGCACGGACGGACTGACGAGCCTGGCCGTGGTTCTGGGCGCCATCGGTGCCCGGCTCGGCTTCCCGCTCGCCGACCCGATCATCGGCCTCGGGATCACCGCCGCGATCCTGGGCATCGTCTGGCAGTCGGCCAGGACGGCTTTCCTGCGGATGCTCGACGGGGTCGAGCCGGAAGTGGTCGAGGCCATTCGCCATGCCGCCGGGCACGCGGTCCCCGTTCACCGGCTGCTCGAGGTGCGGGCCCGCTGGCTGGGCCACCGGCTCGCGGCCGAGATCGACGTGGCGATGGATGGCCGTGCCACCCTCCAGGAGGCGGAGCGAGTCTCCTCGGCCGTCGAGAGCGCACTGCGTGCGCATCTGCCGGCGCTCGGGGCGGCTCGGATCCGGATGCGTCCCTCCGGCGCGGGGAGCGACGCTTCGCAACAGGCAATCGCTTCCGGCCCGATGAAAAAACTTTCTTGA
- a CDS encoding GNAT family N-acetyltransferase, which produces MKATIEIPDDLYRKIQAKSGALGKPLQELTINLLEQWLSEKEKRFQELVPAGLDSRLPAVDEAIQAAPSVILRRARSEDVPALVPLLQSLFSQEEEFAPNGALQERGLRAILSDPRLGDVLLAEEDGRAIGMVSLLYTVSTALGAPVAILEDMVVDPSRRGAGIGSAILARALRLCRERGCARVTLLTDARNTGAQRFYEKSGFAQSVMIPLRLILREEARP; this is translated from the coding sequence ATGAAAGCCACCATCGAGATCCCGGACGACCTCTACCGGAAGATCCAGGCCAAGAGTGGCGCTCTTGGCAAGCCGCTCCAGGAATTGACGATCAACCTCCTCGAGCAGTGGCTCAGCGAAAAGGAAAAACGCTTCCAGGAATTGGTGCCAGCCGGGCTCGATTCTCGGCTTCCTGCCGTGGACGAGGCGATTCAAGCTGCCCCTTCCGTAATCCTCAGAAGAGCAAGGAGCGAGGATGTCCCCGCTCTTGTCCCTCTCCTCCAAAGCCTTTTTTCCCAAGAAGAGGAATTTGCGCCAAACGGCGCACTCCAGGAGCGGGGCTTGCGCGCGATCCTCTCCGATCCGCGGCTCGGAGACGTCTTGCTCGCCGAGGAAGATGGACGAGCGATCGGGATGGTGAGCCTTCTCTACACGGTTTCCACCGCTCTCGGAGCTCCTGTCGCCATCCTGGAAGACATGGTCGTCGATCCCTCTCGGCGGGGAGCCGGGATCGGCAGCGCCATTCTCGCCCGGGCGCTTCGGCTCTGCCGGGAACGGGGATGCGCCCGGGTGACCCTGCTCACCGACGCCCGAAACACAGGAGCCCAGAGATTCTATGAGAAGTCTGGATTCGCCCAGTCGGTGATGATTCCGTTGCGACTGATCCTGCGAGAAGAAGCGCGGCCTTGA
- a CDS encoding IS200/IS605 family accessory protein TnpB-related protein: MRFAYGQEEILQGLAASRIVLSQTKTGKPVRKREGVAVSYRFLRDRKGWRVFASVPARPVPVATSRLAGAVGIDINHDHLAVAETERFGNLRRALRVDLNLYGKTEDQAKAIIGDAARMIVEMARERGLPLVLERLDLKKRRAELEVASPSAARKISSFGYSKTISLLKVGCFRAGVEGIEVDPAYTSMMGAMNHARRHGIGSHQGAAYAVARRGLGLSQASDRAGGRPRRPAMAATSPLPYPRGIGRSLCGRSGRRFGGGSKRRRQRMPGREACESRPRLCSRKRGHWAQPGHCRRNPGTRTVGRTVRPTSSTTFPGSGMFVYVFRNGIARTPRHTPKKQRRKRR, encoded by the coding sequence GTGCGATTCGCCTACGGCCAGGAGGAGATCCTTCAGGGGCTTGCCGCGAGCCGGATCGTTCTGTCGCAGACCAAGACGGGCAAGCCTGTCCGGAAGCGGGAGGGAGTGGCGGTAAGCTACCGCTTTTTAAGGGACCGGAAGGGCTGGCGGGTCTTCGCGAGCGTCCCGGCCAGGCCCGTTCCCGTTGCGACAAGCCGTCTGGCGGGAGCGGTTGGGATCGACATCAACCACGACCATCTGGCCGTGGCGGAGACGGAACGGTTCGGCAACCTGCGGCGGGCCCTTCGGGTGGATCTCAACCTCTACGGCAAGACCGAAGATCAAGCCAAGGCGATCATCGGCGACGCGGCGAGGATGATTGTGGAGATGGCCCGGGAGCGTGGTCTTCCCCTGGTCCTTGAGCGGCTGGATCTCAAGAAAAGAAGGGCTGAGCTTGAGGTGGCGAGTCCATCCGCCGCCAGGAAGATCTCGTCGTTTGGCTACTCCAAGACCATTTCCCTGCTCAAGGTGGGGTGTTTTCGAGCCGGAGTCGAGGGGATCGAAGTCGATCCGGCCTATACTTCCATGATGGGTGCCATGAACCACGCGCGTCGTCACGGCATCGGTTCTCACCAGGGCGCGGCCTATGCCGTGGCCAGGAGAGGCTTGGGCCTCTCCCAAGCGTCCGACCGTGCGGGAGGCCGCCCGCGCCGGCCCGCAATGGCAGCCACCTCACCTTTGCCCTACCCGCGAGGAATCGGGCGAAGCCTGTGTGGTCGTTCTGGTCGGAGGTTCGGAGGAGGCTCAAAGCGGCGCAGGCAGCGCATGCCCGGTCGGGAGGCTTGCGAGAGCCGCCCGCGCCTTTGCTCCCGGAAACGCGGGCATTGGGCGCAACCTGGGCATTGCCGGCGCAATCCCGGCACGCGAACCGTCGGCAGAACGGTTCGGCCGACGTCATCGACGACCTTCCCTGGTAGTGGAATGTTTGTCTATGTTTTTAGGAACGGCATAGCAAGAACGCCCAGGCACACGCCGAAGAAGCAGCGAAGGAAGAGGCGATGA
- a CDS encoding transposase has translation MRRLQAFQYQLRPDGQQERQMRRFAGSCRVVFNEALHLQMARYDAGEKKLSYAGLCKELTKWRNGEPMPSGRVAAWLADAPVHPLPQALKDLERAYSNFFAQRADFPRFKRKGQSDRFRYPDPKQIKLDQANSRLFLPKLGWLRVRLSRQALGTVKNVTVSQSCGKWYVSIQTEREVEQPIPKGGAVGIDMGVARFATLSDGTFYAPLKSFKRHETALCKAQQAMSRKIKCSNNWKKAKARIQKIHSRIGNARRDSLHKVTTTISKNHAMVCIEELQVRNVSKSASGTADAPGRNVRAKPGLNKSILDQGWFEFRRQLEHKMEWRGGWLLVVPPQNTSRTCPCCGHVSADNRRTQARFECVECGFEENADLVGAIHVLRAGHARIACEVSGIESPAAGTRRSGSFRFKPGLSAVGISGLWAGEDVKETG, from the coding sequence ATGCGGCGGCTGCAAGCCTTCCAGTACCAACTGCGGCCAGACGGCCAGCAAGAGAGGCAAATGCGCCGCTTCGCTGGCTCGTGCCGGGTTGTGTTCAACGAGGCGTTGCACTTGCAGATGGCGCGTTACGATGCCGGGGAGAAAAAGCTCAGTTACGCCGGGCTGTGCAAGGAGCTTACGAAATGGCGTAACGGCGAGCCCATGCCTTCCGGGCGTGTCGCGGCATGGCTGGCCGATGCGCCTGTTCATCCCTTGCCACAGGCGCTCAAGGATTTGGAGCGGGCCTACAGTAACTTCTTTGCCCAGCGGGCCGACTTCCCGCGCTTCAAGAGGAAGGGCCAGTCGGATCGCTTCCGTTACCCCGACCCGAAACAGATCAAGCTCGACCAGGCAAATAGCCGCCTGTTCCTGCCCAAGCTGGGCTGGCTGCGGGTCCGCCTCAGCCGGCAGGCGCTTGGGACGGTGAAGAACGTCACCGTCAGCCAGTCCTGCGGCAAGTGGTACGTGAGCATCCAGACCGAGCGCGAAGTCGAGCAACCCATCCCGAAGGGCGGCGCGGTCGGCATCGACATGGGTGTGGCACGGTTTGCCACCCTCTCGGATGGCACGTTCTATGCGCCACTCAAGAGCTTCAAGCGGCATGAAACCGCCCTGTGCAAGGCGCAGCAGGCCATGAGCCGCAAGATCAAGTGCAGCAACAACTGGAAGAAGGCCAAGGCCCGAATCCAGAAGATTCATTCCCGCATCGGCAATGCCCGCCGCGACTCCCTGCACAAAGTCACGACCACGATCAGCAAAAACCACGCGATGGTGTGCATCGAGGAGTTGCAGGTGCGGAACGTGTCCAAGTCGGCTTCGGGCACGGCGGATGCGCCGGGAAGAAACGTTCGGGCCAAGCCTGGACTGAACAAGTCCATCCTCGACCAAGGCTGGTTCGAGTTCCGGCGGCAGCTGGAGCACAAGATGGAGTGGAGAGGCGGCTGGCTCCTTGTCGTGCCGCCGCAGAACACGAGCCGGACCTGTCCGTGTTGCGGCCATGTGTCGGCGGACAACCGTCGGACGCAAGCCCGGTTCGAGTGCGTGGAGTGCGGTTTTGAGGAAAACGCCGATCTGGTCGGCGCGATCCATGTTCTAAGGGCGGGACACGCCCGGATCGCCTGTGAAGTGAGCGGCATCGAGTCGCCAGCAGCAGGAACCCGCCGAAGCGGCTCATTCCGGTTCAAGCCCGGATTGAGCGCCGTAGGAATCTCCGGGCTTTGGGCCGGGGAGGATGTCAAAGAAACGGGATGA
- a CDS encoding ATP-binding protein — MSTNPEQIDLWRQAASEHQHLEFKEAKNQIDTRKLSEYCVALANEGGGVLLLGVADKPPRPVVGTQAFPDTIRTAEKLFQSVGFRVDIEAVEHPEGRVLVFHIPSRPRGTAYHHDGKYLMRAGEALVPMSEDQLRRIFAEGQPDWLEEPSRTGLDAQQVVDLLDTQTFFELLKLPYPTDRIGVLDRLVCERLVDKADGTYTIRRLGALLLARDLKQFPDVSRKVPRVVVYAGSSKLETRLDWAGTRGYAVGFQGLVRFVMTQLPQNEVIEDALRKEVKLVPDVVIRELVANALIHQDFLVSGAAVMVEIYSNRVEISNPGEPLVPVERFIDGYQSRNERLADLMRRMGVCEEKSSGIDRVVQAAEFYQLPAPDFRSGFRRTSVTIYGPRPFEAMDRNDRVRACYQHCVLKWVRSERMTNQSLRERFHLGEDKATIASQVIAATIEARLIKADESVGGSRKFARYLPSWA; from the coding sequence ATGTCCACGAACCCCGAACAGATCGACCTGTGGCGGCAGGCTGCGTCAGAGCACCAGCATCTCGAGTTTAAAGAAGCGAAGAACCAGATTGACACCCGCAAGCTCAGCGAGTACTGCGTCGCGCTAGCTAACGAAGGGGGCGGAGTGCTGCTGCTCGGTGTAGCCGATAAGCCGCCGCGCCCAGTAGTCGGCACGCAGGCATTCCCAGACACCATCCGAACGGCCGAAAAGCTCTTCCAGTCAGTCGGCTTCCGCGTAGACATTGAGGCGGTAGAACATCCAGAAGGGCGCGTGCTCGTCTTTCACATTCCTTCGCGACCGCGCGGCACGGCCTACCACCACGATGGCAAATACCTCATGCGCGCTGGCGAAGCCTTGGTGCCTATGAGCGAAGATCAACTGCGGCGCATATTCGCCGAGGGGCAGCCAGACTGGCTCGAAGAGCCGTCGCGCACCGGCCTTGATGCGCAGCAGGTCGTGGATCTGCTCGACACGCAAACCTTCTTCGAGCTGCTCAAGCTGCCGTACCCGACCGACCGAATCGGCGTGCTCGATCGGCTCGTGTGCGAACGGCTGGTAGACAAAGCCGACGGCACGTACACGATCCGTAGACTGGGTGCGCTACTGCTGGCACGTGACCTGAAACAGTTTCCGGACGTGTCACGCAAGGTGCCCCGTGTAGTTGTCTATGCTGGCTCGTCGAAACTAGAGACCCGCCTGGACTGGGCGGGCACCCGTGGCTACGCAGTAGGCTTCCAGGGATTGGTGCGCTTCGTGATGACACAGCTTCCGCAAAACGAAGTGATCGAGGACGCGCTGCGCAAAGAGGTCAAGCTGGTGCCGGACGTCGTGATCCGCGAGCTGGTTGCCAATGCGCTGATCCACCAGGACTTCCTGGTGAGCGGTGCGGCAGTAATGGTCGAGATCTATAGCAATCGCGTGGAAATATCGAATCCCGGCGAACCACTGGTGCCTGTAGAGCGCTTCATCGACGGCTACCAATCGCGCAATGAACGCCTGGCGGATCTGATGCGCCGTATGGGCGTTTGCGAGGAAAAGAGCAGCGGCATCGACCGGGTCGTACAAGCGGCCGAGTTCTACCAGTTGCCAGCGCCGGACTTCCGCTCGGGTTTCCGGCGCACGTCGGTGACGATCTACGGACCGCGCCCATTCGAGGCGATGGATCGCAATGACCGGGTGCGTGCCTGCTACCAGCACTGCGTCCTGAAGTGGGTGCGGTCGGAGCGCATGACCAACCAGTCGTTGCGCGAACGATTTCACCTGGGCGAAGACAAGGCGACCATTGCCTCTCAGGTGATCGCAGCCACGATCGAGGCCCGCCTAATCAAAGCTGACGAGAGCGTCGGCGGTTCCAGGAAGTTCGCCCGGTATCTGCCGTCCTGGGCCTAA
- a CDS encoding restriction endonuclease subunit S, which translates to MARALFKAWFVDFEPVRSKMEGRTPEGMGAATAALFPDKFEVLELGLIPKGWRVCTLGDEAEHLRRSVQPESIEPDTAYIALEHMPRRHIALSDWGFADGLESNKFAFNKGEILFGKLRPYFHKVGVAPLDGVCSTDILVIAPKSQKWFGFVLGHVSSVDFVEYRNAGSSGTKMPRTRWADMAHYAITRPSEPVAAAFGEIVRSLVDSMSATIHPSCTFATLRDTLPPKLISGELRAKDAGKFVEEIV; encoded by the coding sequence ATGGCCCGCGCCTTGTTCAAGGCGTGGTTTGTGGACTTTGAACCCGTGCGCTCCAAGATGGAAGGCCGCACGCCCGAGGGCATGGGTGCAGCTACCGCAGCCCTATTTCCCGACAAGTTCGAGGTGTTGGAGTTGGGGTTGATTCCGAAGGGGTGGCGGGTTTGCACGCTTGGTGACGAGGCGGAACATCTTCGTCGGAGCGTACAACCAGAGAGCATTGAGCCAGACACGGCCTATATCGCGTTGGAGCACATGCCAAGGCGTCACATCGCTTTATCCGACTGGGGGTTCGCGGACGGATTGGAAAGCAATAAGTTCGCATTCAACAAAGGTGAAATCCTGTTTGGAAAGCTGCGCCCCTACTTCCATAAAGTGGGGGTAGCGCCCCTGGATGGCGTGTGCTCCACGGACATACTTGTGATTGCACCCAAAAGCCAAAAATGGTTTGGGTTCGTGCTGGGCCACGTTTCGAGTGTCGATTTCGTCGAATATAGGAACGCAGGGTCCAGCGGGACGAAAATGCCGCGCACGAGATGGGCAGATATGGCACACTACGCCATCACGCGTCCTTCCGAGCCCGTTGCCGCTGCATTCGGAGAGATTGTCCGATCGTTGGTCGACAGTATGTCAGCGACAATCCATCCGTCCTGTACCTTCGCCACCCTGCGCGACACCCTGCCGCCCAAGCTGATCTCTGGCGAGCTACGCGCGAAGGACGCCGGAAAGTTCGTCGAGGAAATCGTCTGA
- a CDS encoding tetratricopeptide repeat protein: MKALCQDLFGFRGSSSGRGRSARQERERASGFSFLLCLAAGLGLLPVAVGASTAGEGPAAFSSSPVGDQVLSEGSAIRDVAVPVEEISESHFRQSDITGVHGTQGGEDLELPYFERAITLEDKKEWRRLLDLSRKWTSAYPKEAAAWFFLGLSYEKLTQYHEAIRAYREAIQKKREFAKAWCNLGTCYAYLGQYSEAVDALKTAVAQKEDFGRAWSDLGAAYVELGRHQEAVTALEKATQLRSDLPEAWCNLGCAYAELKKYDPAIAATKKAVHLKPDYGAAWYNLATLYKATGQKEKMAAASQKVQELDPAMGKELSQKLAAPSP, encoded by the coding sequence ATGAAAGCTCTTTGCCAGGATCTCTTTGGTTTCCGCGGGTCATCCTCCGGGAGAGGGAGGAGCGCCCGTCAGGAACGCGAGCGGGCGTCCGGCTTCTCCTTCCTCCTCTGCCTCGCGGCGGGACTCGGGCTGCTTCCTGTTGCGGTCGGGGCATCGACCGCGGGCGAAGGCCCGGCGGCCTTCTCTTCCTCGCCGGTCGGGGACCAGGTCCTTTCCGAGGGCTCGGCCATTCGGGACGTCGCCGTCCCTGTTGAGGAGATCTCCGAGAGCCACTTTCGCCAATCGGACATTACGGGGGTGCACGGGACGCAGGGGGGCGAGGATCTGGAGCTGCCCTATTTCGAGCGTGCGATCACCCTGGAAGATAAGAAGGAGTGGAGGCGGCTGCTCGATCTCTCCCGGAAATGGACGAGCGCCTACCCGAAGGAGGCGGCCGCCTGGTTCTTCCTCGGGCTCTCCTACGAGAAGCTGACCCAGTATCACGAGGCCATCCGGGCCTATCGGGAAGCGATCCAGAAGAAGCGGGAGTTCGCCAAGGCGTGGTGCAACTTGGGGACCTGCTATGCCTACCTCGGCCAATACTCGGAAGCGGTCGATGCCCTGAAGACGGCCGTAGCGCAAAAGGAGGACTTCGGCAGGGCCTGGTCAGACCTCGGTGCGGCCTATGTGGAGCTTGGGCGCCACCAGGAGGCGGTCACGGCCTTGGAAAAAGCGACGCAGCTCCGCTCCGACCTTCCCGAGGCCTGGTGCAATCTCGGATGCGCCTATGCCGAATTGAAGAAGTACGATCCGGCGATCGCGGCAACCAAGAAGGCGGTGCACCTCAAGCCCGATTATGGAGCGGCCTGGTACAATCTCGCGACCCTGTACAAGGCAACGGGTCAGAAAGAAAAGATGGCCGCAGCGAGCCAAAAGGTTCAGGAGCTCGATCCCGCAATGGGCAAGGAGCTCTCTCAAAAGCTTGCGGCTCCCTCTCCTTAA
- a CDS encoding DUF5069 domain-containing protein produces MGQRQLDDLLPRMALFFLDLTQRPPRSPRLRLGGHACLPRLLDKGRAQLAGKAGDYRYNCPLDQRWFAFTGLSADALLAEMAKERSDGELLAWIATNAPLHRDPWEIASWSAFMEARAPGDAESHQIFAERIQKLAPNREDVVTWFDLLDLDDYVSFGGKA; encoded by the coding sequence GTGGGGCAAAGGCAATTGGACGACCTCCTGCCGCGGATGGCCCTCTTCTTCCTCGATCTCACCCAGCGCCCGCCACGCAGCCCGCGGCTGCGCCTGGGAGGCCACGCCTGCCTCCCTCGCCTGCTCGACAAGGGGCGAGCCCAGCTCGCCGGCAAGGCGGGCGACTACCGGTACAACTGCCCGCTCGATCAACGCTGGTTTGCCTTTACCGGCCTCTCGGCCGATGCCCTTCTCGCCGAGATGGCCAAGGAACGGAGCGATGGCGAGCTATTGGCCTGGATCGCCACAAACGCACCTCTCCACCGCGACCCATGGGAGATCGCCTCCTGGTCGGCCTTCATGGAGGCCCGCGCTCCCGGGGACGCCGAATCGCACCAGATCTTCGCAGAACGGATCCAGAAGCTCGCCCCGAATCGGGAAGATGTCGTCACCTGGTTCGATCTCCTCGACCTGGATGACTACGTCTCCTTCGGCGGAAAGGCCTAG
- a CDS encoding NUDIX domain-containing protein produces MSVRVYGCNHVAIEVGSREEAIAFYRDVFGLELLDQGEGDAFFALGEHQFLALFVVPEIRRDSERHFGLLVRDEAQIAEVREKITRKYGLSLIPGFRCDFRDPWGNRIQVVDLHDESLVWLLPYREIQKEGIVFRTEERERSAPEEGMKAASAPPPGLRADIARFALTADAVVLGLRREEISVLLVERKNPPFAGGWALPGGFVEAGEEPRQAAARELFEETGVAGLTLWEVGVFGKAGRDPRGPVVSVAHLAWADPASVDATAGSDAAAVRWFPLPDLPPLAFDHRQIILAACRLLEEKLASPHPGIEAGPNGDLVHRLLARLAG; encoded by the coding sequence ATGAGCGTCCGGGTCTATGGGTGCAACCATGTCGCGATCGAGGTCGGGAGCCGGGAGGAGGCGATCGCCTTCTACCGGGATGTCTTCGGGCTGGAGCTGCTCGACCAAGGGGAGGGCGACGCCTTCTTTGCGCTCGGGGAGCACCAGTTCCTCGCCCTTTTCGTGGTGCCCGAGATCCGGCGCGACTCGGAGCGCCATTTCGGGCTCCTCGTCCGGGACGAGGCGCAGATCGCCGAGGTCCGAGAGAAGATCACCCGGAAGTATGGCCTTTCGCTCATTCCCGGCTTTCGCTGCGACTTTCGCGACCCGTGGGGCAATCGGATCCAGGTCGTCGACCTCCATGACGAGTCTCTTGTCTGGCTGCTGCCCTACCGGGAGATCCAGAAGGAGGGGATCGTCTTTCGGACCGAGGAGCGGGAGCGTTCGGCTCCCGAGGAAGGGATGAAGGCCGCATCAGCGCCGCCCCCCGGCCTTCGGGCCGACATCGCGCGTTTTGCCCTCACCGCCGACGCCGTCGTGCTCGGCCTCCGCCGGGAGGAGATCTCGGTCCTCCTGGTCGAGCGGAAGAATCCCCCTTTTGCGGGCGGCTGGGCGTTGCCGGGAGGCTTTGTCGAGGCGGGGGAGGAGCCGCGCCAGGCCGCGGCCCGGGAGCTGTTCGAGGAGACGGGGGTCGCCGGGCTCACCCTCTGGGAGGTCGGGGTCTTTGGAAAAGCCGGGCGCGATCCGCGCGGCCCCGTCGTCAGCGTCGCCCATCTGGCCTGGGCCGATCCGGCTTCGGTCGATGCCACCGCCGGCAGCGATGCGGCTGCGGTCCGTTGGTTTCCTCTGCCCGACCTGCCGCCACTGGCCTTCGATCATCGGCAGATCATCCTGGCGGCCTGCCGGCTCCTCGAGGAGAAGCTCGCATCTCCTCATCCGGGGATCGAGGCGGGGCCGAACGGAGATCTCGTGCATCGGCTGCTCGCCCGGCTGGCCGGCTAG
- the dtd gene encoding D-aminoacyl-tRNA deacylase: MIALIQRVREARVLVAGKLVAEIESGLLGFVAVEREDREAAAERLLERMLRYRIFPDEAGRMGRSLSETGGGLLLVPQFTLAADTRKGTRPSFSPAAAPEVGRALFTYLVERARDRHGRVASGIFGAEMDVALVNAGPVTFWLRSSRDSPE; the protein is encoded by the coding sequence ATGATTGCGCTGATTCAGCGGGTGCGGGAGGCCCGCGTCCTGGTGGCGGGGAAGCTGGTCGCCGAGATCGAGTCGGGGCTCCTCGGCTTTGTCGCCGTCGAGCGGGAAGACCGGGAGGCGGCGGCGGAGAGGCTCCTCGAACGGATGCTGAGGTATCGGATCTTTCCCGACGAAGCCGGACGGATGGGCCGCTCGCTCTCCGAGACCGGTGGCGGCCTGCTCCTGGTTCCGCAATTCACGCTCGCCGCCGACACCCGGAAGGGCACCCGCCCGAGCTTCTCCCCCGCCGCCGCTCCGGAGGTCGGACGGGCGCTCTTCACCTACCTGGTCGAGCGGGCGCGCGACCGCCACGGCCGGGTCGCGAGCGGAATCTTCGGTGCCGAAATGGACGTTGCGCTGGTCAACGCGGGCCCGGTCACCTTCTGGCTCCGCTCGAGCCGCGACTCCCCGGAGTAG